In a genomic window of Variovorax paradoxus:
- a CDS encoding patatin-like phospholipase family protein, with protein sequence MRSARKALVLQGGGALGAYQAGVYAALSETELQPHWIAGVSIGAINAALIAGNAPEHRVDRLREFWHLVSSGPSQRLPSWLGDRATQNQWSATMASLVGIPGFFEPRYSPALLLGGAAPLLSYYDTTPLKATLERLVDFDRINHCEARFSVGAVNVRTGNSVYFDNTRQRIGPEHIMASGALPPGFAPVHIDGDDFWDGGIVSNTPLQYVLDLHPRSEPLVVLQVDLFNARGEMPRTLSGVMERQKDITYSSRTRMNTDALAANMNLQQAIADLIEKLPPHLRRDPAVEAVQAELTHHPIDIFHLIYRDKPYELESKDYEFSRAAVEEHWESGARDMRRVLAHPETLRSDAAVNGVTTFDLGEGGSGRVKRPGLSR encoded by the coding sequence ATGCGCTCCGCGCGCAAGGCCCTGGTGCTGCAGGGCGGCGGCGCGCTCGGCGCCTACCAGGCCGGCGTCTATGCGGCGCTCAGCGAGACCGAGCTGCAGCCGCACTGGATCGCGGGCGTGTCGATCGGCGCGATCAACGCCGCGCTGATCGCGGGCAATGCGCCCGAGCACCGGGTCGACCGGCTGCGCGAGTTCTGGCACCTCGTGTCCTCGGGCCCTTCGCAGCGCCTGCCGTCCTGGCTCGGCGACCGCGCCACGCAGAACCAGTGGAGCGCGACCATGGCCTCGCTGGTGGGCATTCCCGGCTTCTTCGAGCCGCGCTATTCGCCGGCCCTGCTGCTCGGCGGCGCGGCACCGCTCCTGAGCTACTACGACACCACGCCGCTGAAGGCCACGCTCGAGCGCCTGGTCGACTTCGACCGCATCAACCACTGCGAGGCGCGCTTCAGCGTGGGCGCGGTCAACGTGCGCACCGGCAACTCGGTGTATTTCGACAACACGCGCCAGCGCATCGGGCCCGAGCACATCATGGCCAGCGGCGCGCTGCCGCCGGGCTTCGCGCCGGTGCACATCGACGGCGATGACTTCTGGGACGGCGGCATCGTCTCGAACACGCCGCTGCAGTACGTGCTCGACCTGCATCCGCGCAGCGAGCCGCTGGTGGTGCTGCAGGTCGACCTGTTCAATGCGCGCGGCGAGATGCCGCGCACGCTGTCGGGCGTGATGGAGCGGCAGAAGGACATTACCTATTCGAGCCGCACGCGCATGAACACCGATGCGCTCGCGGCCAACATGAACCTGCAGCAGGCGATCGCCGACCTGATCGAGAAGCTGCCGCCGCATCTGCGTCGCGATCCCGCGGTCGAGGCGGTGCAGGCCGAGCTCACGCACCACCCGATCGACATCTTCCACCTGATCTACCGCGACAAGCCCTACGAGCTCGAGTCGAAGGACTACGAGTTCTCGCGCGCGGCGGTCGAGGAGCACTGGGAGTCGGGCGCGCGCGACATGCGCCGCGTGCTCGCGCATCCCGAGACCTTGCGCAGCGACGCCGCGGTCAACGGCGTCACCACCTTCGACCTCGGCGAGGGCGGCAGCGGCCGCGTGAAGCGGCCCGGCCTGTCACGCTGA
- a CDS encoding CHRD domain-containing protein gives MNRYGTLLRAALVAGAASAALAGCGMMSKANVASFSGTMNAASEVPPNMTRGSGMAEAWLNRDTNVLKYKITYTGLSGPATAAHFHGPAPAGANAGVVLPFSNAASPIEGEATLTPAQAADLSAGKWYANVHTAANPGGEIRGQLLPKM, from the coding sequence ATGAACCGATACGGCACCCTCTTGCGCGCCGCCCTCGTCGCCGGCGCGGCCAGCGCGGCACTGGCCGGCTGCGGCATGATGTCCAAGGCCAATGTCGCGAGCTTCAGCGGCACCATGAACGCGGCCAGCGAGGTGCCACCGAACATGACGCGCGGCAGCGGCATGGCCGAGGCCTGGCTCAACCGCGACACCAACGTCCTCAAGTACAAGATCACCTACACCGGCCTCAGCGGTCCGGCCACGGCGGCCCACTTCCATGGTCCGGCACCGGCCGGCGCCAATGCCGGCGTGGTGCTGCCGTTTTCGAACGCGGCCAGCCCGATCGAGGGCGAGGCCACGCTCACGCCGGCGCAGGCGGCCGACCTCAGCGCGGGCAAGTGGTACGCCAACGTCCACACGGCCGCCAATCCGGGTGGCGAAATCCGCGGGCAATTGCTGCCGAAGATGTGA
- a CDS encoding acetoacetate decarboxylase produces the protein MNIEDVRRQAFAMPLTSPAFPPGPYRFMRREFMVITYRTDLDALRAVVPEPLEVVEPLVKYEFIRMPDSTGFGDYTESGQVIPVQLRTARGLEQGAYVHAMYLNDHPPIAGGRELWGFPKKLASPQFDYETDTIVGTLDYGKLRVAKATMGFKHRALEPGPILAGIAQPNFLLKIIPHVDGTPRICELVRYHMVDVTLHGAWTGPASLELHPHALAPVAELPVRKVESAVHYIADMTLALGTVELDYLASPSSSSSQP, from the coding sequence GTGAACATTGAAGACGTGCGGCGCCAGGCTTTCGCCATGCCGCTGACCAGCCCCGCCTTTCCGCCCGGACCGTACCGCTTCATGCGGCGCGAGTTCATGGTGATCACCTACCGCACCGACCTCGACGCACTGCGCGCCGTGGTGCCCGAGCCGCTCGAGGTGGTCGAACCGCTCGTCAAGTACGAGTTCATCCGCATGCCCGACTCCACCGGCTTCGGCGACTACACCGAGTCGGGCCAGGTCATCCCGGTGCAGTTGCGCACCGCGCGCGGCCTGGAGCAGGGCGCCTACGTGCATGCGATGTACCTGAACGACCACCCGCCGATCGCCGGCGGGCGCGAGCTCTGGGGCTTTCCGAAGAAACTGGCCTCGCCGCAGTTCGACTACGAGACCGACACCATCGTCGGCACCCTCGACTACGGCAAGCTGCGCGTGGCCAAGGCCACCATGGGCTTCAAGCACCGTGCGCTCGAGCCCGGCCCGATCCTTGCAGGCATCGCGCAGCCCAACTTCCTGCTCAAGATCATTCCGCACGTGGATGGCACGCCGCGCATCTGCGAGCTGGTGCGCTACCACATGGTCGATGTCACGCTGCACGGCGCCTGGACCGGCCCGGCCTCGCTCGAGCTGCATCCGCATGCGCTCGCGCCGGTGGCCGAGCTGCCGGTGCGCAAGGTCGAATCGGCCGTGCACTACATCGCCGACATGACGCTCGCGCTCGGCACGGTCGAGCTCGACTATCTCGCTTCGCCTTCTTCGTCTTCTTCGCAACCCTAA
- a CDS encoding bifunctional helix-turn-helix transcriptional regulator/GNAT family N-acetyltransferase, whose amino-acid sequence MPSTESPAVPVEAVKAVRRFNRFFTRQAGVLEPYLGGALPLTEVRVLYELAHRDALVATDLARELGLDGGYLSRILKRFETEGWIVRSPSPRDARQSLLTLTEAGHAAFAPLQQKSREEAAALLAPLPPREREQVVEAMGRIERLLDPAAPRAPTRTVVLRDPKPGDMGWVVQQHGELYAREYGWNGEFEALVAEIVAQYIRKFQPEWEKGWIAELDGERVGAIFVVRKSATTAQLRLLLLTPAARGLGLGSRLTDECIAFARAKGYRKMVLWTNSCLTAARAIYARRGFELEKTEAYEGFGQQLVGETWSLKL is encoded by the coding sequence ATGCCGTCCACCGAATCCCCCGCCGTTCCTGTCGAGGCCGTCAAGGCCGTGCGCCGTTTCAACCGCTTCTTCACACGTCAGGCGGGCGTGCTCGAGCCCTACCTCGGCGGCGCGCTGCCGCTGACCGAGGTGCGCGTGCTCTACGAACTCGCGCATCGCGACGCGCTGGTCGCGACCGATCTGGCGCGCGAACTGGGCCTGGACGGGGGCTACCTGAGCCGCATCCTCAAGCGCTTCGAGACCGAGGGCTGGATCGTGCGCTCGCCGAGCCCGCGCGACGCGCGCCAGAGCCTGCTGACCCTGACCGAGGCCGGCCATGCCGCCTTCGCGCCACTGCAGCAGAAGTCGCGCGAGGAAGCCGCCGCCCTGCTCGCGCCGCTGCCGCCGCGCGAGCGCGAACAGGTGGTCGAGGCCATGGGACGGATCGAGCGCCTGCTCGACCCCGCCGCGCCGCGCGCGCCCACGCGCACGGTGGTGCTGCGCGATCCCAAGCCCGGCGACATGGGCTGGGTGGTGCAGCAGCACGGCGAGCTCTATGCGCGCGAGTACGGCTGGAACGGCGAGTTCGAGGCGCTGGTCGCGGAGATCGTGGCGCAGTACATCCGCAAGTTCCAGCCCGAATGGGAGAAGGGCTGGATCGCCGAGCTCGACGGCGAGCGCGTGGGCGCGATCTTCGTGGTGCGCAAGTCGGCCACCACCGCGCAGCTTCGGCTGCTGCTGCTCACGCCCGCCGCGCGCGGCCTGGGCCTGGGCAGCCGGCTCACCGACGAATGCATCGCCTTCGCGCGCGCCAAGGGCTATCGCAAGATGGTGCTGTGGACCAACAGCTGCCTCACGGCCGCGCGTGCGATCTACGCCAGGCGCGGCTTCGAACTCGAGAAGACCGAAGCCTACGAGGGCTTCGGCCAGCAACTGGTCGGCGAGACCTGGTCGCTGAAGCTCTGA
- a CDS encoding 3-hydroxybutyrate dehydrogenase, which yields MQLKDKVAYITGSASGIGKEIAILFAQEGAKIVIADLNKDAADATAAELKATGAQAIGVAVDVTNEAQVDASVEEAAKAFGGIDILVSNAGIQIVHPVEEFSFADWKKMLAIHLDGAFLTTKACLKHMYAQGRGGSVIYMGSVHSKEASLLKAPYVTAKHGLIGLAKTVAKEGAKHGVRANVICPGFVRTPLVEKQIPEQAKTLGISEQEVIKNVMLKETVDGEFTTTDDVARVALLFAAFPTNALTGQSLVVSHGWYMQ from the coding sequence ATGCAACTCAAGGACAAGGTCGCCTACATCACCGGCTCGGCCAGCGGCATCGGCAAGGAGATCGCGATCCTCTTCGCGCAGGAAGGCGCGAAGATCGTCATCGCCGACCTCAACAAGGACGCCGCCGACGCCACCGCGGCCGAGCTCAAGGCCACGGGCGCGCAGGCCATCGGCGTGGCGGTCGACGTGACCAACGAAGCGCAGGTCGACGCCTCGGTCGAGGAGGCCGCCAAGGCCTTCGGCGGCATCGACATCCTGGTGAGCAACGCCGGTATCCAGATCGTGCATCCGGTCGAGGAGTTCAGCTTCGCCGACTGGAAGAAGATGCTCGCGATCCACCTCGACGGCGCCTTTCTCACGACCAAGGCCTGCCTCAAGCACATGTATGCGCAGGGCCGCGGCGGCAGCGTGATCTACATGGGCTCGGTGCACTCGAAGGAAGCCTCGCTGCTCAAGGCCCCCTACGTGACGGCCAAGCACGGCCTGATCGGCCTCGCGAAGACGGTGGCCAAGGAAGGCGCCAAGCACGGCGTGCGCGCCAACGTCATCTGCCCGGGCTTCGTGCGCACGCCGCTGGTCGAGAAGCAGATCCCCGAGCAGGCCAAGACCCTGGGCATCAGCGAGCAGGAAGTCATCAAGAACGTGATGCTCAAGGAAACGGTGGATGGTGAATTCACCACCACCGACGACGTGGCGCGCGTGGCGCTGCTGTTCGCGGCCTTCCCGACCAATGCGCTCACCGGCCAGTCGCTGGTGGTGAGCCATGGCTGGTACATGCAGTGA
- a CDS encoding DUF924 family protein: MISAPESSTSPALPSAHDVVQFWREAGPKRWFAKDEAFDAEFAHRFVEVHHAAARGELDGWMHDAEGTLALLVLLDQLPRNAWRDNAHMLATDGKALAVAHHAVDAGFDRQLEEVLRPFFYMPFMHSEVLAEQERSVVHCSALDANTHRFAVLHRDIVARFGRFPHRNRMLGRASTPEELQFLAEGGFKG; the protein is encoded by the coding sequence ATGATTTCAGCCCCCGAATCCTCAACCTCCCCCGCCCTGCCCTCGGCGCACGATGTGGTGCAGTTCTGGCGCGAGGCCGGCCCCAAGCGCTGGTTCGCCAAGGACGAGGCCTTCGATGCCGAGTTCGCCCATCGCTTCGTCGAGGTCCACCATGCCGCCGCGCGCGGCGAGCTCGACGGCTGGATGCACGATGCCGAAGGCACGCTCGCGCTGCTGGTGCTGCTCGACCAGCTGCCGCGCAATGCCTGGCGCGACAACGCCCACATGCTGGCGACCGACGGCAAGGCGCTGGCCGTCGCGCACCATGCAGTCGACGCCGGCTTCGATCGCCAGCTCGAGGAAGTGCTGCGGCCATTCTTCTACATGCCCTTCATGCATTCCGAGGTGCTGGCCGAGCAGGAGCGCTCGGTCGTGCACTGCAGCGCGCTCGATGCCAACACCCATCGCTTCGCGGTGCTGCATCGGGACATCGTGGCGCGCTTCGGCCGCTTTCCGCATCGCAACCGGATGCTGGGCCGCGCGAGCACGCCCGAGGAGCTTCAGTTCCTCGCCGAGGGCGGCTTCAAGGGCTGA